A part of candidate division WOR-3 bacterium genomic DNA contains:
- a CDS encoding peptidoglycan DD-metalloendopeptidase family protein, whose product MEIIVIDEKENKIFNLSISWGIFCLIICFISATIILFIYGIVNFTRTRIDYKRLHLLTQENALVRQELGEMEKNFKELAYQLSYLIEKDTTMKYFAHLIPVESLINNQIHEKMVQDLTEKEKELETLIKIAENQYTTQQALVEYLTNKERHQWIPSIIPVNGWFIRGYGYFHDPFTGLIRMHEGIDIAAPEGTPIVATANGVVKKVQRDHSLGISIEIEHQEGWKTIYAHCQRSAVSEGQVVKRGEVIGYVGTTGKTTGPHLHYEIRINGIPVDPLDYVIINPTP is encoded by the coding sequence GTGGAAATCATCGTCATCGATGAAAAAGAGAACAAGATTTTTAACCTCTCAATTAGTTGGGGAATTTTTTGTTTAATTATCTGTTTTATCAGTGCTACGATTATTTTATTTATTTATGGAATAGTAAATTTTACTCGCACCCGGATCGACTACAAGCGCTTGCATCTTTTGACCCAGGAAAATGCCCTTGTGCGTCAAGAGCTCGGTGAGATGGAAAAAAATTTTAAAGAACTCGCCTATCAACTCAGCTACCTTATTGAGAAAGATACCACCATGAAATATTTTGCTCATCTTATCCCAGTGGAGAGCCTGATAAATAACCAGATTCACGAAAAGATGGTGCAGGATTTAACAGAGAAAGAAAAAGAACTTGAGACATTGATTAAAATCGCAGAAAACCAGTATACCACGCAACAGGCACTCGTTGAGTATTTAACTAATAAAGAGCGGCATCAATGGATACCTTCCATCATTCCGGTGAATGGCTGGTTTATACGTGGCTATGGCTATTTCCATGACCCGTTCACCGGTTTAATCCGCATGCACGAAGGGATTGATATTGCCGCACCCGAAGGAACCCCGATTGTCGCCACAGCAAATGGCGTGGTAAAAAAAGTGCAAAGAGACCACAGTTTGGGGATCAGCATAGAGATTGAACATCAAGAGGGCTGGAAGACGATTTATGCCCATTGCCAGCGTTCTGCTGTCAGTGAAGGACAAGTAGTAAAAAGAGGCGAAGTAATCGGCTATGTAGGCACCACGGGCAAAACTACTGGTCCCCATCTCCATTATGAGATAAGAATAAATGGAATACCGGTGGATCCGCTCGATTATGTCATCATCAATCCTACCCCATAA
- the nadA gene encoding quinolinate synthase NadA, translated as MSSSILPHNEIIKKIAELKKQKNAVILVHNYQPPEIQDIADYLGDSLELARISKSVSASVIVFCGVHFMAETAKIFNPDKKVLMPDIHAGCPMANMIDPWRLKKEKEKYPVAGVITYINSTAEVKALSDICCTSANGVKVARAIEKEEILFVPDKYLGSYVARQVPEKKFHLYNGYCPTHMLFTREGILKLKEKYSDAQVLVHPECRLEVQEIADAICSTSQMLTFAQKSPAQRFIICTEVGLLYRLKKENPQKEFIPGNPHALCPNMKLTTLEKVLWALEDMKYEVTVPEEIRVKALQAIEKMISI; from the coding sequence ATGTCATCATCAATCCTACCCCATAACGAAATAATTAAAAAGATTGCAGAATTAAAAAAACAGAAAAATGCGGTGATACTTGTCCATAATTATCAACCACCTGAAATCCAGGATATCGCTGATTACCTCGGTGATTCCCTGGAGCTTGCCCGGATTTCTAAGAGTGTTTCGGCATCGGTAATTGTATTTTGCGGGGTTCATTTTATGGCTGAGACTGCCAAGATTTTTAATCCCGACAAAAAGGTGCTGATGCCAGATATCCATGCTGGCTGTCCGATGGCGAACATGATCGATCCATGGCGGTTGAAAAAAGAAAAAGAGAAATATCCAGTGGCGGGTGTGATTACTTACATCAATTCCACCGCTGAGGTCAAGGCCCTTTCTGATATCTGCTGCACATCGGCGAATGGTGTGAAAGTTGCCCGGGCAATTGAAAAAGAAGAAATTTTGTTTGTTCCCGACAAATATCTTGGGAGCTACGTAGCACGCCAAGTTCCTGAGAAAAAATTTCATCTGTATAATGGCTATTGTCCTACCCATATGCTCTTCACTCGGGAGGGAATTTTAAAATTAAAAGAAAAATATTCCGATGCCCAGGTCCTGGTCCATCCTGAATGTCGCCTTGAAGTCCAAGAAATTGCTGATGCGATATGTTCTACCTCGCAGATGCTCACCTTTGCTCAAAAAAGTCCCGCGCAAAGATTTATCATCTGTACAGAGGTTGGTCTGCTTTATCGCCTGAAAAAAGAAAATCCACAAAAAGAATTTATTCCCGGCAACCCCCATGCCCTCTGTCCGAATATGAAGCTTACTACCTTGGAAAAAGTCCTCTGGGCACTTGAAGATATGAAATATGAAGTAACGGTGCCCGAAGAAATAAGGGTGAAAGCCCTCCAGGCAATAGAAAAAATGATTTCAATATAA